A portion of the Polaribacter cellanae genome contains these proteins:
- the trxA gene encoding thioredoxin — translation MTENLTKETFLKKVFNFEENKTWKFEGERPAIIDFYADWCGPCKMLAPVLEQLSDEYEGKINIYKIDTEAEQELSAAFGIRSIPSMLFCPAEGEPQMANGALPKADLERIIGEVLKVEIPS, via the coding sequence ATGACAGAAAATTTAACAAAAGAAACCTTCTTAAAAAAGGTTTTTAATTTTGAAGAAAACAAAACTTGGAAATTTGAAGGAGAAAGACCAGCAATCATAGATTTTTATGCAGATTGGTGTGGCCCTTGTAAAATGTTAGCGCCAGTTTTAGAGCAACTTTCAGATGAATATGAAGGCAAAATAAATATTTATAAAATAGATACAGAAGCAGAACAAGAATTGTCTGCGGCTTTCGGAATTAGAAGCATTCCTTCTATGTTGTTTTGCCCAGCAGAAGGCGAACCACAAATGGCAAATGGTGCTTTACCAAAAGCAGATTTGGAGAGAATTATTGGGGAGGTTTTGAAAGTAGAAATCCCATCCTAA
- a CDS encoding prolyl oligopeptidase family serine peptidase yields the protein MKKTLIPILFASAIVVSCKTETKTTAINLTYPKTTKNPVIDTIFGTEVVDNYRWLEDDRSEETEKWVKAENEVTFDYLGKIPYRKDLKNRLSELWNYEKVGTPFIEGDYTYFYKNDGLQNQYVVYRKKEDSDAEIFLDPNTFSKDGTTSLGSLSFSKDGKTVAYAISEGGSDWRKIIIMDTETKEIKEDTLVDVKFSGISWYKNEGFYYSSYDKPKGSELSAKTDQHKLYYHKLGTSQKNDPVIFGEKPSEKHRYVGGSVTEDNNYLVISAAVSTSGNKLFIKDLTKPNSKLITIINNVKSDTYVAENKGSKLYLVTNLNAPNKKVVTVDAKNPIPKNWVDFIPETENVLNLKSGAGYFFANYMVDAVSKILQYDFNGKLIRAIKLPGVGSAGGFGGKKDAKALYFSFTNYSTPSSSYKFNPKDGTYKSYWKPSIAFNSNDYISKQVFYSSKDGTKIPMIITHKKDVKLNGKNPTILYGYGGFNVSLTPSFSIANAVWMEQGGIYAVPNLRGGGEYGKKWHDAGTQLKKQNVFDDFIAAAEYLINKKYTSSEFLAIRGGSNGGLLVGATMTQRPDLMKVALPAVGVLDMLRYHTFTAGAGWAYDYGTVNDSKEMFDYLKSYSPVHNVKKGTKYPATLVTTGDHDDRVVPAHSFKFAAELQEKQAGKNPVLIRIETNAGHGAGTPVAKTIEQYADIFGFTLFNMGFEQLPNPPKSKIKS from the coding sequence ATGAAAAAAACTTTAATTCCTATTCTTTTTGCAAGTGCAATTGTTGTTTCTTGCAAGACTGAAACTAAAACTACAGCTATAAATTTGACGTATCCAAAAACAACTAAAAACCCAGTGATAGACACCATTTTCGGAACCGAAGTTGTAGATAATTACAGATGGTTAGAAGACGATAGAAGTGAAGAAACAGAAAAATGGGTAAAAGCAGAAAACGAAGTAACTTTCGATTATTTGGGTAAAATTCCATATCGAAAAGACTTAAAGAATCGCTTATCGGAATTATGGAATTACGAAAAAGTAGGAACCCCTTTTATAGAAGGAGACTACACTTATTTTTATAAAAATGATGGTTTGCAGAACCAATATGTGGTGTATCGAAAAAAAGAAGATTCAGATGCTGAGATTTTTTTAGACCCAAACACTTTTTCTAAAGATGGAACCACTTCTTTGGGTTCTTTAAGTTTTTCTAAAGACGGAAAAACAGTTGCCTATGCAATTTCTGAAGGTGGTTCTGATTGGCGAAAAATAATTATTATGGATACAGAAACCAAAGAAATTAAAGAAGACACCTTGGTTGATGTAAAATTCTCGGGAATTTCTTGGTACAAAAACGAAGGTTTTTATTACTCAAGTTACGACAAACCAAAAGGAAGTGAATTGTCTGCAAAAACAGATCAGCATAAATTATATTACCATAAATTAGGGACTTCACAAAAAAACGATCCTGTTATTTTTGGAGAAAAACCCTCTGAAAAACACAGATATGTTGGTGGTTCTGTAACAGAAGATAATAATTATTTAGTAATTTCTGCAGCAGTTTCTACTTCTGGAAACAAGCTTTTTATTAAAGATTTAACCAAACCAAATAGCAAATTAATCACTATTATAAACAATGTAAAAAGTGATACCTATGTTGCAGAAAACAAAGGAAGCAAATTGTATTTAGTAACCAATTTAAATGCACCAAATAAAAAAGTAGTTACTGTAGATGCGAAAAACCCAATTCCAAAAAATTGGGTAGATTTTATTCCTGAAACAGAAAATGTATTAAACTTAAAATCTGGTGCTGGTTATTTTTTCGCAAATTATATGGTAGATGCTGTTTCTAAAATTTTACAATACGATTTTAATGGAAAATTAATTAGAGCAATAAAATTACCAGGTGTTGGTTCTGCTGGTGGTTTTGGTGGTAAAAAAGATGCAAAAGCATTGTATTTTTCATTTACCAATTACAGCACTCCAAGCTCTTCTTATAAATTCAATCCAAAAGACGGAACATACAAATCTTATTGGAAACCATCCATTGCTTTTAATTCGAATGATTATATAAGTAAGCAAGTTTTTTACAGCTCGAAAGATGGTACAAAAATACCAATGATTATTACACATAAAAAAGACGTAAAATTAAATGGAAAAAATCCAACAATTTTATATGGTTATGGAGGTTTCAATGTAAGTTTAACGCCAAGTTTTAGCATTGCAAATGCAGTTTGGATGGAACAAGGAGGCATTTACGCAGTACCAAATTTACGTGGAGGAGGAGAATATGGAAAAAAATGGCACGATGCAGGTACGCAATTAAAAAAGCAAAATGTTTTTGATGATTTTATTGCAGCCGCAGAATATTTAATCAACAAAAAATATACTTCAAGTGAATTTTTAGCAATTCGTGGAGGTTCTAATGGAGGTTTATTAGTGGGAGCAACAATGACGCAAAGACCCGATTTAATGAAAGTTGCTTTGCCAGCAGTGGGTGTTTTAGACATGTTGCGTTATCATACATTTACTGCAGGTGCAGGTTGGGCTTACGATTATGGAACTGTAAACGACAGCAAAGAAATGTTCGATTATTTAAAAAGCTATTCTCCTGTTCATAACGTAAAAAAAGGCACAAAATATCCTGCAACTTTGGTAACTACTGGAGATCATGACGATCGTGTTGTGCCAGCACATAGTTTTAAATTTGCAGCAGAATTACAAGAAAAACAAGCAGGTAAAAACCCTGTTTTAATAAGAATTGAAACCAATGCAGGTCATGGAGCAGGAACTCCTGTTGCAAAAACTATTGAACAATATGCAGATATTTTTGGTTTCACTTTATTTAATATGGGGTTTGAACAACTACCAAATCCGCCAAAGAGTAAAATTAAATCTTAA
- a CDS encoding M13 family metallopeptidase encodes MKTVKKVLFTTAIASLGFMACKDNKKEERSAGIVLENMDTSVKPTDDFFRHVNGAWLDKTEIPDDETSWGGFGQLRKKTNEDVLVILNEAIEKKDFPKVKDAQGNEIDSDQEKAVNYYQTIMDTVARNKQGKAPVMPFLSKVDEIITKKDVENYITNMAPYGGGGFYGFGVFNDLKNSSVYAGYLSSGGLGLSRDYYVDAKVADKLAKYQEFIAKMLQEFGDNEATAKKNAATIVAFEKSLAEPMMTKEESRDTRRMYNPMSVEELQKLAPAIDWKAHLKGIGVSNLDRIIVTDPGYFKAMNDIFKNRSVEDIKLLLRWNTINNSLGSLSTDLETANWKFYAKEMRGAKKQKARDERALENLNGAIGEALGKLYVEKMFPPEAKKKAKEMIDNVMLGFEKRIAQLPWMSEVTKEKALEKLHKLTVKIAYPDVWKDYSELKVKGLEDGGSYFENAINVTKWNYNKNMAKLGKEVDRTEWGMSPQTVNAYFNPVNNEIVFPAAILQPPFYDYKADEAVNYGGIGAVIGHEISHSFDDSGARFDGDGNLKNWWTEEDSKEFKKAGKKLIDQFSNIVAIDSMHLNGEYTLGENIGDLGGLQAAYEGLQIFLDKNGRPEKIDGYTPEQRFFLSWGTIWRTKMRDEALKNKIMTDTHAPGMYRAMMPLKNIDAFYKAFDVKEGDKMYLKPGDRVRIW; translated from the coding sequence ATGAAAACAGTTAAAAAAGTTCTTTTCACAACAGCAATTGCTTCATTAGGCTTTATGGCTTGTAAAGACAATAAAAAAGAAGAAAGATCTGCAGGAATCGTTCTAGAAAATATGGATACTTCTGTAAAACCAACAGACGATTTCTTTAGACACGTAAATGGAGCATGGCTCGATAAAACAGAAATTCCAGATGACGAAACTTCTTGGGGTGGTTTTGGTCAGCTTCGTAAAAAAACCAATGAAGACGTTTTGGTTATTTTAAATGAAGCGATTGAAAAAAAAGATTTTCCAAAAGTAAAAGATGCTCAAGGAAATGAAATAGATTCCGATCAAGAAAAAGCAGTAAATTATTACCAAACAATAATGGATACTGTTGCAAGAAATAAACAAGGAAAAGCACCAGTGATGCCTTTCTTATCTAAAGTTGATGAAATTATAACTAAAAAAGACGTAGAAAACTATATTACAAATATGGCTCCTTATGGAGGTGGAGGTTTTTATGGTTTTGGAGTTTTTAACGATTTAAAAAATAGTAGTGTTTATGCTGGTTATTTAAGTAGTGGAGGTCTTGGTTTGTCTAGAGATTACTATGTAGACGCAAAAGTGGCAGATAAATTGGCAAAATACCAAGAATTTATAGCTAAAATGTTGCAAGAGTTTGGCGATAATGAAGCAACAGCTAAAAAAAATGCTGCTACAATTGTAGCTTTCGAAAAAAGTTTAGCAGAACCAATGATGACGAAAGAAGAAAGTAGAGATACTCGTAGAATGTATAACCCAATGTCTGTTGAAGAATTACAAAAATTAGCGCCAGCAATCGATTGGAAAGCACATTTAAAAGGAATTGGAGTCTCAAATTTAGACAGAATTATTGTTACAGATCCTGGATACTTTAAAGCGATGAACGATATTTTTAAAAATCGTTCTGTAGAAGATATTAAATTATTATTACGTTGGAATACCATTAATAATTCTCTAGGTTCTTTATCCACAGATTTAGAAACTGCAAATTGGAAATTTTATGCAAAAGAAATGCGTGGTGCTAAAAAGCAAAAGGCAAGAGACGAGCGTGCTTTAGAAAACTTAAATGGCGCTATTGGCGAAGCTTTAGGGAAGTTATATGTGGAGAAAATGTTTCCGCCAGAAGCTAAGAAAAAAGCCAAAGAAATGATTGACAATGTAATGTTAGGTTTCGAAAAACGAATCGCACAATTACCTTGGATGAGCGAAGTTACCAAAGAAAAAGCATTAGAAAAACTACATAAATTAACGGTTAAAATTGCGTACCCAGATGTTTGGAAAGATTATTCTGAACTAAAAGTAAAAGGATTAGAAGATGGTGGTTCTTATTTCGAGAATGCAATTAACGTTACCAAATGGAACTACAACAAAAATATGGCGAAATTAGGAAAAGAAGTAGATAGAACTGAATGGGGAATGTCTCCACAAACAGTAAACGCCTACTTTAATCCTGTAAATAATGAAATCGTTTTTCCAGCAGCAATTTTACAACCACCTTTCTACGATTATAAAGCAGATGAAGCTGTAAATTATGGTGGAATTGGAGCCGTTATTGGTCATGAAATTTCTCATAGTTTCGACGATTCTGGGGCACGTTTCGATGGCGATGGAAATCTTAAAAACTGGTGGACAGAAGAAGATTCAAAAGAATTTAAGAAAGCTGGAAAAAAATTAATCGATCAATTTAGTAATATCGTGGCGATCGATTCTATGCACTTAAATGGCGAATATACTTTAGGAGAAAATATTGGAGATTTAGGTGGTTTACAAGCCGCTTACGAAGGTTTACAAATCTTTTTAGACAAGAATGGAAGACCTGAAAAAATCGATGGTTATACTCCAGAACAACGTTTTTTCCTTTCTTGGGGAACCATTTGGAGAACCAAAATGCGTGACGAAGCTTTAAAAAATAAAATTATGACAGACACACATGCTCCTGGAATGTACAGAGCAATGATGCCTTTAAAAAATATTGATGCTTTCTACAAAGCTTTCGATGTAAAAGAAGGTGATAAAATGTATCTAAAACCAGGAGATAGAGTAAGAATCTGGTAA
- a CDS encoding PadR family transcriptional regulator, which produces MGNQKLYKGSLQTIILKLLESNDKMYGYEITQHVKELTKGELQITEGALYPALHKLEADGLLDVEVAKVGNRLRKYYKLTESGTKETANKLEEMQEFLKTMQRLVNPKFSLE; this is translated from the coding sequence ATGGGAAATCAGAAATTATATAAAGGTTCTTTACAAACCATTATTTTAAAGTTATTAGAAAGTAACGATAAAATGTATGGTTACGAAATTACGCAACATGTAAAGGAACTTACAAAAGGCGAATTACAAATTACAGAAGGTGCTTTGTACCCAGCTTTGCACAAATTAGAAGCAGATGGTTTGTTAGATGTAGAGGTTGCAAAAGTAGGAAACAGACTACGTAAATATTACAAATTAACCGAAAGTGGTACCAAAGAAACTGCCAATAAGTTGGAAGAAATGCAAGAGTTTTTAAAAACCATGCAACGTTTGGTAAATCCTAAATTTAGTTTGGAGTAA